From the genome of Amylibacter sp. IMCC11727:
CTGAGTCTGCGAAATTCAACTCGCCCGAGGCGATTTTACCGCCGCCAAATTCCACCAGACGCATGAGGGAAAGCGAGGACACCGATTTCCCTGAACCAGATTCGCCCACCACACAAACGGTTTCGCCTGCGTTGATATGGAAAGAAACGTCTTCGACGCCCACGACAACACCTGCATTTGTTTGAAATTCAACGCGCAGGTTTTCGAACGAGACGAGTGGCTGGCCATCAGGCATAGGTGGTCCCCCCTTGGGATTTGTTTTGCCAAGGAGTTTGGGCAGCTAGGGCGGGGGAGTCAAATGATTTAGAAGCTTTGCCCCCGTCAATTCCTGAGGGAATTCATGATTATTTTGAGGGGATTATGATGCGTTTGCGAATTCCTTAACAAAACCTAAACCATGACGCGTCATATAAGACGCGTCTAACAGCACGCGTCTTAGACAACGCGTCTGGGTTAACTGTTGGTTTATCAGTGGCTTTGCCTGTGTTTTGCAACGTGTTCGAAGACGGAATGCAGGGCAGGTTGGCGCCTTAAAACGCGAGTGCGAGGGTTTTGCCACGGGCCTGTGCGGCGCGGAATTGTTTAGCAACTGCACGCACTGCTTGTTTGCGCTGCGGATGGAGCGGATGGCGGCGAAAGCGGCTGTTGCTTGAGGGCAGGCGGTCCAGCAAGTTGATTGCTTTGTCAGGCGTGTAGCCCGCTTGCATCATCAGGATTGTGCCTGCTTTGTCTGCCTCCAGTTCGAATTTACGCGAAAACGAAATCAGCGCGTTTTCTGCGGCTGTGACGGCCGCTTTTTGAACATCGCCGCCTGCTTTTTTTGCGGCTTTGGCGCTTTGGATGGCGCTGCGCAAGATTTCCCGTTGGCCCCGTTCAATGTGATTGCCGATCTGGTGGGCCATTTCGTGCCCCAAAACCATGGCCATTTCGTTGTCATCGCGCAGAAATTGCAACATGGCGGAGTTGAATACAATGATTGGGCGGCCCGCAGCGGAGCGGGTGAATTTGGCGTCCGGCGGGGTGCCCGGTTCATTGCGCACAATTAGGCGAAACCTGCATTTGGCCGTGGCGTTGGATTTGAATTCAGCGCGGCAGGCCTGACGGGCCACAGGCAAGAGGCGTTTGCTGACCCGATCAAAAGAGGCTTTGCCATCTTTGGATGAACGGGACAGTTGCACGGATGGCGTGGTTTTTGCGTCGGTCGAGGACGGGCGCTTTTCTTCCACAGGGGTGGTGTTTTCGGTACAGGCGGCCAGAAAAATCAGGACAGCAGGCAAAACGAGAGAGCGAAGGATCATCTGGGGCGTGTTCTTTGAAAGCGATACTGGAGCATTGCCCCAGACTTAGTGTGTTCCTAGGGTGTTGGAAACAGCGGATGAGGAGATTCGAGAATGGATTTAGGAATTAAAGGCAAAACGGCGATTGTTTGCGCAGGGTCCAAGGGTTTGGGCTTTGGCTGTGCCGACGCCTTGGCGCAGGCGGGCGTGAATTTGGTGATCAACGCGCGATCCGAGGGACCGTTGAACGATGCGGCGGATCAGTTGCGTGCCCATGGTGTTGATGTCACCGCTGTGGCGGCGGACATTACGACAGAGGCGGGGCAAAAGGCGGTTTTGGAGGCTGCTGGCCGCGTTGATATTTTGGTGAATAACGCTGGTGGGCCGCCCCCTGGCATGTGGTCTGACTGGGAT
Proteins encoded in this window:
- a CDS encoding M48 family metallopeptidase; translation: MILRSLVLPAVLIFLAACTENTTPVEEKRPSSTDAKTTPSVQLSRSSKDGKASFDRVSKRLLPVARQACRAEFKSNATAKCRFRLIVRNEPGTPPDAKFTRSAAGRPIIVFNSAMLQFLRDDNEMAMVLGHEMAHQIGNHIERGQREILRSAIQSAKAAKKAGGDVQKAAVTAAENALISFSRKFELEADKAGTILMMQAGYTPDKAINLLDRLPSSNSRFRRHPLHPQRKQAVRAVAKQFRAAQARGKTLALAF